CCAGGCCAGTTTCTGGCAAAAAGTGCTGAGCGGTCAGGTGGGCTGGCCTCAACTGCGCGACCTGGGCCTCAACCTGCTGCGCGCAGGCGGCCACCACGCGCCCACGCCCGCCACCTTCCAGGAACGCATGCGACAAGGCTGGTGCCGATTCCAGGGGCACAGGCTGGTGTTGATCAGCCAGCACGACACCACCGGCCAGGAATTTGAAACCAGCGTGCGACAAGACCCGGCATGGACGCCGCCCGCCCAGGCGGCCTCACTGCAATGGCAGGCCTTGCGCCATGCAGACCACACCTGCTCAACGCCAGACACCCACGACGCGCTGGAGCAGGCCGTCAGCCGCTGGCTGGCGTCGCTGGCGACTTGAGCCGGCGCAGCCAGCGGCCCGCGTGGTGACGGGCACAGGCCCACAAGCCACGGGGGTCTCGCCAGCGGAAGGCCACCAGCCCGATGCGCTCACGCCGGTGCGTCATCCAGTCGCGCTTGTAGGGCTCGTCGCCCATCAGGTAGTCCACCTCTTGAACCTGGTCCACCTCGATCACGTGCCGCATCAAGGCGGCCGTCAATACCGAACCGGCCGACCACCGGGCCGCATCCTCACGGTAAGCCAGCTTGTAGATGCAGGCCTTGCCCGCATCCACCAGCCACAGCTGGGCCGCCACCGCCACGCCCCCCACCCGCAACACCCCCAGGCGCAAACAGGCTGCGCTGGCCGCCGCGCGCATCAGCGACGGCATGAACGCCGGGTTGGGCTCGGCCGATTTCCAGCTGTCTGCATACACCGCCTCAAAGGCCTCGATGCCCCGTGCCAGCGCCAGGGGGTCCGCATCATCCCGAATGATCTCCAGTGACCAGTCGGCATCACGGTCCAGTCGCTTGCGGGCCCGGTCCACCGTGTGACGCAACTTGGATGGGCGGGCCTGCCAGTAATGATCAAAGTCACGCCACGGCGCACGCGGCAGGTACCAGTTGCCATGACTGAAATAGGTGTCGGTCACATAACCCGCGCTCGCCAATCCCCTGCGCCAGGCCATCACCCAGGCATCGTCGGCGCCCATGGAGGCCATCTCGATCATCCAGGCGCCAGGCAAGCGGGCCGCCAAGCGCGCGGCCGCTGCCCAATCCACCACCGACAGATCACCACCAGTCGCCAGCACGGGGCCATACCAGCCTGCGTAGTAATTGCTCAGGGAGCGCAGGTGCCCGCGGGGGTGGGTTTGCATGCAGGGCAGGTGGGCTTGGAACTGGCCGTCCGTCGTCATCAGGTGCAGCGCATGCACGCCCACGGGTGGCCGCTCAAGCCCGCACTGCAAGAGCAACTCGAACCAAGTCTGACTCTGGAACGCTGGAGGCCAGGTCACTGCAAACCGTCGTGGCTGATCATGGGCCCTCATTGTCTCCCCAATGCCTCCCATAGAGATCGATCATGGGGCCGACGCAGGCGGCAATGCCCCGACCACCGCAGCGGCAGGGTCCGGGGCGCTCAGCGGCAACACACGGCGGGGGTGCACATACTGTCGTTGCAGCAACATCGCCTCGCTGCCCTTCACCCCCTGCGGGCGCAGCCACCCATGGCGATCCGGGTTTGCCAACCTGAAGTCGCCCCGCCATGGCGCCACCAGTTCATCCCACTCGGCATGCAGGTTGTTGCCAACGTTGACCTGAGCAGGCAACGCCCAGGTTCCCGCGCCCACCACCAGGTTGTTCCACACCAGCCCGCCTTGCAAGGCCCCTGACACCCTCAGCAGGCGACCTCCGTAGGGCAAGCCGTTGACCAAGGTGTTGTTCAACATCGTCAAACGGTTCACCGGCCACACATCGCCTTCTTCACCATAGGACACCAACAGCGAGTTCTCGGTGCTGGCCGACTGTGCCACGATCAGGCCTGTCAGCGTCACCTCGCCCCCATTCGGAAAGCTCAGTTCATAACTGGCACGCCCGCCCTCCTCGTCGGTGAAACGGCTGTAGGCAATGTGGTTCACACGCGCACGGCTTTTCAGCAGGTGGCCCACAAACGCGTGGTGAAAATAGCTCGCCTCCACCCGCAACTCGGCCAGTCGCCCCACGTACAAGGCGTGCGAGTACCCGTCGCCATGGCCCAGATAGCCAAACTCGCTGCGCTCGACGGTCACGGTCGAAGCGTGGCGCTCCGTGTCACTGGTGGTCAGGATGCCTGAATCAGCCCCCCAGAACACACAGTCCTCCACATGCAGCGTGCCACCCTCAAACCGGATACCAGCCCCGTTCTTGTCGGGTGCCCGCGCCCCGATGAGCGCCAGGTGGCTGACCCGAAACTGCCCGTTGCTCAACACCAACTGAGCCTTGCCTTCGGCCAGGCTGCGCGGGGCATGCAAGCGCGCCAGCCCACCCACACCTTTGATGGCGACGCTCTTGCCTCTGAACACGGCGGTCTCGCCATGGTGGTCTCCAGCAGACAGGTGGATTTCGTCGCCGGACACCGCCACGCGAGCCGCCTCCTTGAGGCTGGCCACCCGGATGATCTGGTTGCCACGCACCACCTGGATGGTGGGCAAAGCAACCGCAGCCTTCGCATCAGAGCGTGAATCCAAAGGTGGCACCGAAAACGGCCATTGCTGCCGAACGGATGCAGGCGTGGCGCCAAACCAGCCCGCCAGCCAGCCCAAAGGCGGGTTGGCCACCCACTCCAGCTTGGGATGGCCGCTCAGGCGCTTGGCCACGTGGTCAAACACCTCGATGGGCGCGTAACCGCGAAACACCACAGACCAAACGACCGGGGCACTTGCAGCCAGCAGCATCCACAGGGCCAGCACAGCGGCTGTGGCCCACCACCACCAACGACCTCTCACCTTCAACGCCCCCTTGTAGAACACCCACACCGCACCACCCGGTGGCGCATGGCCCCCGATTCTGATGGCTTTCAGGGCCGGCTGAACCATCGGGGGGTACACGGCCAGTGCAAAATGACGACGCCATTCGTGAGCGTCGACCCACGCACCTGCGCCTGATCTCCTACCGCACCCCATGCCACACCACGAGCCTCCCCTCACCGTTGCCAGACTTGCGTTTCTATTGCTGCCAGCCCTGTGGCTCGCGTTGGTGGTGGCCGGGCCGATCCAGTGGGCCGACAGCGGCTACTTCATTCACGAAGCCTCGCAAGGTCCGGTGTTCTCGCCCGGATTGGGCGCCCTGTCTCACCCCACCTACCACTTGCTGACTCGGCTGGTACACGAGGCGTTCGGCTCCTGGGGGGTGGCTTACATCAATCCGGCGCTGGCCTTGGCGCTGACCTGGACGCTGTTCCGGCTGGGGCGCACCTTGGGCCTCAACCAGGATTGGGCCAGCATCGCAGCGGTGTGCGCCACGCTGGCGCACTGCTGCTTCTGGGTGGGCAGCAAGGTCGAGGTCTACAGCCTGCACCTCTTGCTGGTGCTGGCCGCCCACTGGGTGTGCTTCGATGACACCCTGCGCTGGTCACTGGCCAGACGGCTGATCACTCTGGGCTTGCTCACCGGGCTGGCCGTCACCACACACCAGCTCACCCTGGTGGTCTTGCTGCCCTTGTACGTCTGGATGCTGGTGCGTGTGCGCACGCAACTGTGGTGGATCATCCCGGGCGTGTTGATCGGCCTGGCACCAGCCTACCCGGCCCTGATGCATGAATTGGGAACGGGCAAGGCGCTGTTCGACGTGATCAGGCACTACCTGACCGGCCACAGCCCCACCGCCAGCGCCAACTGGGAGCGCGCGTTTCTTCGCATTGACCTCATGTGGCGCGACAAAAGCTACGTCGCCATTTGGGTGCTGTCCTTGTTGGGGCTCCAGGCTGCAGGCCTGTGGCCCCTTTGGCAGGACGCCCGAACCCGCGTGCTCTGGATCGCCGCAGCCATGAACGCCCTGTTCGCCATGAGCTACGCCGTCAGCGACCGTTACACCTTCTTCCTGCCCGGTGCGGCCATGCTGGCGCTGCTCGGGTGCGTTCGGCTGCAGGCCATGTTTCAGGGCAAAAGTCACGCCTGGGTCTGGGTGGGCCGCGTGGCGGCATTCACGAGCCCGCTGTTGCTCACCTTGGTTTGGGGCAGCATCCAGATGGGATGGTTGAAGCCCCCCACTCATGCCGTGTCCACGCCGCCGCGAGACGATGTTCGCTACTTCATGGTGCCTTACATGCCTGATCAGTCGGCGACCGTCTTTGTGCAGCAGCAACTGGCCCACACCCCTGACGGCGCCCTGATCCTGGCGGACTACACGCCACTGGGCGCCCTGAACTCGGCCAAGGCGGCCGGCCTGCTGCCCACCCGAAGCGCCGCCTTGTGTGACACATTGCGCGGCCAGGAACTGCCCGAGGGCGATGTTTTCCTGGTTCGAGAAACCTATTGCGATCACATGCGGGCCCAGTTCAACCTCAGCCGCACCCCCGCTGGCTGGCGTGTGCAGCCACGCTGAAGGCATATCCAGGGATGCCTTTGCGA
This genomic window from Aquabacterium sp. A3 contains:
- a CDS encoding GNAT family N-acetyltransferase, giving the protein MTWPPAFQSQTWFELLLQCGLERPPVGVHALHLMTTDGQFQAHLPCMQTHPRGHLRSLSNYYAGWYGPVLATGGDLSVVDWAAAARLAARLPGAWMIEMASMGADDAWVMAWRRGLASAGYVTDTYFSHGNWYLPRAPWRDFDHYWQARPSKLRHTVDRARKRLDRDADWSLEIIRDDADPLALARGIEAFEAVYADSWKSAEPNPAFMPSLMRAAASAACLRLGVLRVGGVAVAAQLWLVDAGKACIYKLAYREDAARWSAGSVLTAALMRHVIEVDQVQEVDYLMGDEPYKRDWMTHRRERIGLVAFRWRDPRGLWACARHHAGRWLRRLKSPATPASG